The genomic DNA GTCCGTCCTCGTCGCGACAGTTGCCGGGCTCTCGATCCATGGTAAGTCAAACAGACTCCGTGTGGAGTCACACAGTAAAGAAACGGAGTGGATTCAGGTGACCACGTAAAATCTCACAGTGACGCCGACACAACCCTCACTTTTGACACCAACACGCTCATTACCGTGACACGGATACACCCCACACCAACACCCCCTTCATGCTGACTCCGACTCGCCAATCAACGTGACAACAATAGCACCCTTACAGCGACACGGCCACGGACACTGAAGCCTCGTGTCaccgatgggtttcaatgagattcccacttcACCCTTCTGACCTCCAGTGAGTCCAAGACCAAGAGCTAAGAAATGTTCTTCATTCGACAAGCCTGAATTCATTTTGGTGATTCTCCTTTGAATCGTCTCCAATGTCACCACATCCATCCTTAGATAAGGGGGTCAcagctgctcataatactccacctgaggcctcaccagggcaTTTTAAAGGCTCAAAATGAGATCCTTGCTTTTGCACTCTCTTCCGCTCGAAACCAATGCTAGCGtctcattttccttcctcaccacagactcaaccaacATAATCAGCTGCAGGGAACTCTGCACTAGGACTACTAAGCGCCTTTGTAGTTATTTATCcgcttagaaaataatctacgctTTTATTTCCGCTACAAAAGTGCATCAACAGACATAGTGTTCCATCTGAAAATTCTTGTCCAGTCTTCTCATCTATGTCAGTCCTCCGCTTTCTCAACACTATCTgcgcctccacctatcttcgtccCGTCCGCATACTTggccgcaaagccatcaattccttcaaccAATGTATGAAGATGCGGTCGAAACTCAGACCCTTTAGAACACCCCTAGTCTTGAAGAAGCATTAGTATTGATCCACGATTTCATTGATccatttcttcagctacctccttcagaaccctgggtgtagCACATCTGTTCGACatgacttttctaccttcagacctctcagTTTCCGGAGCACCTTCTCTACACTTATGGCACCgttactcacttctgccctcagACTGTCTGGAATTTCCGGCATACTGCTGGCGcctttcacagtaaatacagaagcaaaatatttataccgttccgtCACCATCTCCCTGTCGTACATTACTATCTCCGCAGTATGATTTcccagtgatccaatatctactctcggcTCTCTTTTACacgttatatatctgaagaaacattacatgagatccttgcttttgtactccCTTCCGCTCGAAATCAATGTAACCGTCTCATtttctttcctcaccacagactcaaccagcaTATTCACCTTCAGGTAACCCTACACGAGATTTCCCAAGCGCCTTTGTAGTTTGCTCTCCGTTTATAAAACAATGGACGCTTTTTTTTTCCCGGTACAGCagacgttgtattccatctgaaaATTCTTGGCCAGTCTCCTCATCTATGTAGGTCCATCTTTGTCCTCTccgctttctcaacactacccgcgCCTCCATCTGTCTTCGTGTCGTCCGCATACTTGGACGTGAAGCCATCCATTCCTTCATCcatattattgacatataatgcacaaagaagcggtcccaactcgGACACTCTGGAGCATTTATAGTTAGCGGCCGTCAACTAGAAGGGtctctctttattcccattctctgcgTCCTGCCAATCCGCCACTGTTCCATCCATTCCAGTGCATTTCCTGTAATAACATCGGCGTTTAACTTGTTACTAAACCTCaagtgtggcaacttgtcaaacaatggaattctgaaaatccaagtacagaatATCCACCGAGTCTTCCTGCTTATCCAGAGCCCGATTTCTTCAGAGTATTTCAACCTATTGATCATGAGAgattttccttcaaggaaactaggttgactttggcctattttatcatgtgcctgcaaCCCGAAACCACGCACTCAATAATCTACTGCTATATCTTGCCAGGCACAGAGATCAGAATAACAGTCCAGcgatttcctttcctctgcctctctccgTTGTGGGAGGGTGGAGTGACACATGCAATTTTCGAGCCTCCGGAACCATGGCAGAGTCCAATTCTTCTTGAagaagcattagaaatgatccacgatctcttcagccacctccatcAGAACACTGGGTGTAGAACATCTATTCAAAATGACTATCTAACTTCTTAACTCtcagtttctcaagcaccttctctatATTTCTGGCACCGTCAATCACTTCTGCATCCAGACAATCTCGAATCTCAAGCATACTGCTGGCGTCTTTCACAGGAAATACTGAAaaaaatacatattcagttccTTCGCCATCTCCctgtccccattactatctccCCAGTATAATTTTCCTGTGATCCAATATCTCCTCTCGGCTCtcgtttacactttatatatcggAATTAACCTTTGCAGTTCCGTGACTCGATGCACAAAGATTCTGCAGCTGAAGATTCTGTGTcattttttttcaatgatttgatttcatgttttattttaccaacaaagccaaaCCGCTCTCTCGGCATACGTGAATATCTTTTCCGTGCAATGCTCTAATCAATATAGAAgaataaaacaacaacaacaacgacgacgataataataataataataataataataataataataataataataataataataataataaacaaacgaataaataaatacatttcagtatacgcatattgaatagattaaaaatcgtgcaaaatagagatactatatattaaaaagcgAGGTAGTGCCCAAGGGTTcagtatccatttaggaatcggacggcggaggggaagaagctgttcctgaatcactaagtgtgtgcattcgggctcctgttcctccttccggATGGTAAGAGTGAGATGAGGGCatacctgggtgctggaggtcattaATTATCTTAAACTGGAATCCGAAGTTCTGTGACGACAGTTGTCTTCTCAAAGGAGGTGAAAACATCACAATGAAGCAAGGAGAGTCAGTAAATACTTTGCCAGCTGATCCGTGCTGAGACAGCAAGAGATTTAAAATGTGCATGGGGCCCTATGGGACTTGTCGGTGGGCTTCAGTCATCACAAGCAGTCGCTTGTTTTGTGGAGAGCCAGCAAGAGGTTTAAAAACTGACCGGGCCGTTTGGGATTCCTTTGCAGTCTTCCGTCATTGTGACTGATTACCAGACTGGTATATGGTGGAATTTAAggtggtggggggttatatgggaggcagggtttgagggtcggcacaaagttttggcccgaagggcctgtaatgtgctgttctatgttctatgtttaggcAATTTGCGATGGCTAACAAAGAGTAGATAGATTTAACCGGGGCGGCCGTTATGTGAGAGATCCAGTGTGAGAGTGCAGGACATACCCGGGGTGCTGCGGGTCATTAATAATCCAGCTGATACAGAGATCTAGACGCCGACTCCTGCAACAACGCTTCAGGCACCGACACACCTCGCAGCGTGACACTTACACCTATTTCACCGTGACACCAACATGTCCTTCACCATCACATCAGAGTGACGAGAGTCACCTCTCACCATGACACTGACACATCCCTCACAGGAACACGGAAACAGCCTTTACCATGACACTGACACGCTCCTCTCCATGACACGGACACACGCCTCTCCATGACATTGACACGGTCCTCAGCGTGACATCGACACGTCCCTGACAACGACATGGACGCACGACTCAACGTGATACCGACACTCCCCTCACTGTTGACCGACTCGCGAATCACCGTGACACAGACACTCACCTCACCATTTCTCTCAGTGTTACAGATCCGTCAGTCTCTGATCGCCTCCGATCAAAAGTACCAGAGACTTTGGGAGCAACATCAGGAGATGAACAGGACCCAGCGCCAATGTCGACTGCAAATCCACGAGCCGAACTCAACCCTTGAATCCATAGCATCAGAGAATACCCGCCTGGATCTCTCCCAGACCACCTGTCTGAAAAACATTTATGTCCCAAACAACAACGTCTCCATCCTCGAACACAACTTGAATCACCTCGAACTGAAGTGTAAAACtctcaacgaaaccaaggctcaaatctgccaACTGCTGACCAGCAGGAAAGGTGTGATAACATCCGCCATTTTACCGCTCCTAATCACGGCAGAGGGAGAGGCATCTAAACTCCTTGGCTGATCTCGGGAATGTGCAATGGGAAGGTGTGCTTGCAGTGACgccgtgtgtgtgtgatggggcggtgtgggtGGAACGACAtcccccgagagtgtgtgatcagactgtGTGGAGAGAGCGGCACCTAGTGTCTGTACCCGGGAGTGCATGATATTGCGCTGCCGAGGCAGCTTCTCTCAGCGTCTGACATTGCTGTACAGGGAGCGTCACTCTGCGTTTAACAACGGTGTCTCTGTTAGAAGCTGCGCTCTCTCTCTGACCCCGAGTATGTGTGACTTGACAGTGTGTGTGTAGAGATtcggtctgtgtctgacccgagaGTCTgtaatggaacggtgtggagggagcttcagtctgtgtgaccccgggagtctgaGATGGGAGAGGGTGCAGTGTGCTTTCCTCTGTGTGACCGCGggagcgtgtgtgatgggacggtgacgaggcagtttcactctgtctaaccacggaagtgtgtgatgggacggtgacgaggcagtttcactctgtctaaccacggaagtgtgtgatgggacggtgacggggcagtttcactctatctaaccacggaagtgtgtgatgggacggtgacggGGTCGCtgcactgtgtgtctgacaccggtgtgtgtgataggatggtgtgcaGTAAATGTTGGACTGTGTCTGCCCACCTGAGTGTGTCaagggacggtatggagggagatttactcagtTTCGGAACCCAggcttgtgtgatgggacggtgtggagcgatcCTCTTTCTGTATCTGACTCTCAGCGAACGCAATGGACAATGCGGAGGGATTTTCACTGTTCCTTGTTCCTGATTTGCAGAGAAAGCGTGTTCCCATGACTGGATCGGAAATGCAGGCCTGTGTTATTTCATATCCACGTTTGAAAGTTCTTACGAGGGGGCGAAGCAACTTTGTTCTATCTCTGATTCAaagcttcttgaaataaattcaaacgaggaagaggtatgtgtcagATGGACAGAAGATATATCCACTCAGTGTGAAGCTCGATCCAGACGgccccatcacacattccaatgtagacacagagtgaagctccctacacaccgtcccatcacacactcccggggtcagacactgagtgaatctccctccacaccgtcccatcacacactcccggggtcagacacagagtgaatctccctccacaccgtcccatcacacactcccggggtcagacacagagtgaatctccctccacaccgtcccatcacacactcccggggtcagacacagagtgaaactccctccacaccgtccaaccGTAAATTTCAATCATTAATGATagcaatttaatttcacagaattttGTTGACAACGCTGTACGAGGCGAAGACAGTTCATACTGGATTGGAACATGCAAAACGGGGTGAGATTTGGGGTCATGTCGGATTTTCGAGAGAGATTGGGCAGTGGGAATAATTTTGAGAAGTGACACATGTCTATTGCGGAAGTGTGGCACGTGGAGCTTTTGGGGGCTGCCACAATTCAATGGTGAGTGCTGCATCATTGTGGATATTTTCAGGACAGGAACAGGtcaatggggagagtgtagggcAGTAGGAGTACTCTGTGGCCTGTCATCCCCTGTAGGAAGAGACTGGGCAGTGCGATTAATATGCTGACCGACGCAGTCTGTGTGAAGAAACTAGAAAGGGCGGATGGTATTTTGGTGATTGACATAGGTCTGTAGGGAGaaggttggacagtgggattatacTGGGGACAGGCACGGAGCTGATCGGTGAGAGTGGGAAGTGCAAGtattttggggacagacacgcgGCCTTGGGAGTTATGGAGAGGGtgagtgggagtattttggggaatgcgacagggctgtggggagagtggcgCAGCTGGATAAGTCTGGGGATTGACACCGTTCCGTGGGGAGAGGCTGCGGCTCTGGGAGTTATTTGAGGACTGACAGGGTCCTGCGGGGAGAATATGTGATCGTGGGGTTATTTTGAAACAGCTCTGTGGGTAGACCGTTGGCCAAGGTATTATTCCGGAACTGATACAGGGCTGCGGAGAATCAGTCAGTGAGAGTACTTTGGAAACTTTAACAGGTATGTGGGGAGGGAAagggtcagtgggagtattttggggactgacaccagtCGGTGAGGAGAGCttgggtcagtgggagtattttggggactgacaccggtcggtgaggagagattgagtcagtgggagtattttggagactgacaccggtcggtgaggagagattgagtcaggcggagtattttggggacggacgacggtcggtgaggagagattgagtcagggggagtattttcgggactgacaccggtcggtgaggagagattgagtcagtgggagtattttcgggactgacaccggtcggtgaggagagattgagtcagtgggagtattttggagactgacaccggtcggtgaggagagattgagtcaggcggagtattttggggacggatgacggtcggtgaggagagattgagtcagggggagtattttggggacggacactggtcggtgaggagagattgagtcagggggagtattttggggacggataccggtcggtgaggagagattgagtcagggggagtattttggggacggaCACCGGTCggagaggagagattgagtcaggcggagtattttggggacggacgacggtcggtgaggagagattgagtcagggggagtattttggagaCAGTTACAGGACCTCCTGCTTGAGATGTGTTATCCCTCTTGAAACTCTTTACCCTTCCTTGACAGGAAAGTGGGCTCTAACGTCGTGTACAAGGTGAAATCGGGAAAGTTCGAATGCGGTGaatgtaaatttagttggcttggCAGTTGCAAAGATGATCAGCACCGTTTCATTTGTGAGAAGCCTGCACCTTTGtgcccggatattcctgaaaagatccggGATCTCTGTCAAAAACCCGTGGAGCCGACTTAAATCAAGTGGCATCATTCTCTTACCCCAATTGCAGctctctcccagactctgacaaacCCATCAGCTCCTACACTAATCTCCTCTCTCTACCTATGGCACTCTTACTCGGCTTCTCGCTCTCTCTTTACCCTCGTTCCTCCAAACTCGTTCTCTCTCAGAACTCCTCCACTGCCGTCTCCCCCTATTTCATCCCCATTTTCCTTCCCCTTACTTTCAGGCCTCCCGCTCCCTGTATTAAAGGACTGTATTACATGTTTACCACCTGACTAATTATCTGTAACTTATCCGCCCTGAGCTTTGTATCTTTGCAGGATCAGTGCGTCTCAATAATGCAATATTCATGTAAGATGCAAAAAGAGAATAAATACTGGAAAAATGTGGACGTGGTACTCATACATTCAAAAATATGATGCCGGAGGGGATGGAGGTGTACCAGAATCCTTGCGATTTCAGTTTCCTGTGTCtcttcccgatggtagcaatgagcaggAAGTTTGTACCCGAGGTGAGGGGCCTCAGTGATTGATGCCGCCTTGTCGAGCGATCGCATCTTGCAGATGTCCCCGATGCTGGGGAgagttgtgcccgtgatggagctggttgagtccgCATTCCTCTGCCGCCTCTGGCGACCTCGTGCGTTGCAGCCTGCAGACCAGGCGATGATGCCACATGTTCCAGCGGTCACTTGCTAGTTTTCAATGAAAGACCAAATCGTCTCAAACTGCTCAATTTGTAATTACTTCTGTAACGAGAGACCTACGGTGGTGATGGGAAGAGTAGAGTATGGTCTGGAATACACTGAAACTCAGACTCGAAATAAACAGGACGGCAGTAAAGACATCTAAAGTTTATATCGCGAAGAATAGTTCTCGAAATTGATCTCCTatggttgagcactgagtgctcagcacggGGACGTCAAcgacagactttccatgaagcGATGTGGACGGGCAATAATTGTCAGTCTGATACTTAAAGGGGAAGTGACATTTCATCAAACTCCAGGGAATGGACGTGCCGACACTTAGTTGCCTGGCGCTGTTCTGTCAGGAGCATCACACCTTATCCGTGTTTGCATgaatgtgctggtcccaggatagaccaactgagatgctgacacccggcAACACAGGAACCTAAAATCAGACCatgagatttaggagcagaattaggccatcgagtctgctgcgccatttcatcatgtctgatccaggtccccctcagccccaatctcctgccttttcaccgtattccttcatggtctgagtaatcaagaatctgtcaaactCTGACTTCAATACCCCCAATGTcgacctccacagccgcctgtgtagcacattccacagatttaccatactctggctaaataaattcctcccaaTCTCCGTTCTAAACGGACGGGCGTCCATTCCGATGTGGCTCCACTGGTCTTCGACTGTCCCATGACGGGAAACCATCTCTCCACGTCTACTTTGTCGAGGCCTTTAAAAA from Hemitrygon akajei unplaced genomic scaffold, sHemAka1.3 Scf000043, whole genome shotgun sequence includes the following:
- the LOC140720459 gene encoding uncharacterized protein; amino-acid sequence: MNAKFAKMESRSPSRAAHIQEPRHRPRRKICLLCLVTSVLVATVAGLSIHVLQIRQSLIASDQKYQRLWEQHQEMNRTQRQCRLQIHEPNSTLESIASENTRLDLSQTTCLKNIYVPNNNVSILEHNLNHLELKCKTLNETKAQICQLLTSRKEKACSHDWIGNAGLCYFISTFESSYEGAKQLCSISDSKLLEINSNEEENFVDNAVRGEDSSYWIGTCKTGKVGSNVVYKVKSGKFECGECKFSWLGSCKDDQHRFICEKPAPLCPDIPEKIRDLCQKPVEPT